One window from the genome of [Clostridium] celerecrescens 18A encodes:
- a CDS encoding efflux RND transporter permease subunit: MGITKSVLKRPVTTVLAILCLIVFGLSSVLSSKMELTPEMNFPMLLISSVYAGANPEDVNDLVTRPVEDAVGTLSGIKNVQSSSQENVSIVLLEYEYGTDMNKAYSDLKKKMDNVELPDDVETPSVMEFNINDMPVVTLAVKDPSQNNLYNYVNDKIVPEFEKISSVASIGVSGGQKGYVSVRLIPEKMNQYHLTMNSISQAIKAADFTYPAGSTGVGKRDLSVSTGVEVGNIESLKKIPVVAGEGKTIYMEDIAVISETSEKQEAIGRYNGEDTITLSINKQQKNSAVDVSKAVSKTVETLQREYPNLDIVVVDDTSDQITSALNSVKDTMVMAVIISMIIIFLFFGDIKASLIVGSSIPVSILVSLILMAAMGFSLNVITMSSIVLGVGMMVDNSIVVLESCFRSQKGTGFREYMQAALEGTGVVLQSILGGTITTCVVFIPLALLEGLTGQLFKPLGYTIVFCMLASLLSAITIVPLCYSRFRPVEKQNSPMGGIVKAMQNGYRKIVDRLLNRRALVMIVSVLLLIASFALATKLGFELMPEVDQGTITVSAEMKPGLKLEEADKILKKLEDIVTSEEDLKSYMVNYGGSGLSFTGGKKGTLTAYLKDDRKLSTKEVVNKWKKEMNQLADCNVTVESTSSMSQMSSSNDFEVILQSSQLDKLKTVSNQMVAELIENPQLIKVHSDLENAAPVLKVRVDPIKAAAEGVVPASVGSLLNNMLSGTKASTMEVAGQEVDIKVEYPKDSYDTLDKVEGIMVPNNYGGSAALTDIADIGYEDSPSSISRKNKQYVVTITGSFTDVVKTKKDKEAAKKDIDEKIVNKYLNDIVTRAKNSEDESMQEEFTSLFKAIATAIFLIFIVMAAQFESPKFSLMVMTTIPFSLIGSFGFLAAAGVAISMPSLLGFLMLIGTVVNSGILYVDTVNQYRSTMDKRTALIEAGATRLRPILMTTLTTVVSMVPMAMAIGKNGETMQGLALVNVGGLTASTILSLLMLPVYYSIMSGKTDKNLLPD, translated from the coding sequence ATGGGAATCACAAAAAGTGTTTTAAAGCGACCCGTAACCACCGTCTTAGCTATATTATGCTTGATTGTATTTGGTCTGTCCTCTGTTTTGTCTTCTAAAATGGAGCTGACACCGGAAATGAACTTCCCCATGCTGTTGATCAGCAGCGTTTATGCAGGGGCGAACCCGGAAGATGTAAACGATCTGGTCACCAGGCCGGTGGAAGATGCCGTAGGCACCCTGTCAGGCATTAAGAATGTCCAGTCCAGCTCCCAGGAGAATGTTTCCATCGTGCTTCTGGAGTATGAATATGGTACGGATATGAATAAGGCGTATTCGGATCTGAAAAAGAAAATGGATAATGTAGAGCTTCCAGACGACGTGGAAACTCCCAGCGTTATGGAATTCAATATTAATGACATGCCTGTGGTTACTTTGGCAGTTAAGGACCCATCCCAAAATAATCTTTATAACTATGTAAACGATAAAATCGTGCCGGAATTTGAAAAGATTTCATCCGTTGCAAGCATAGGTGTAAGCGGAGGTCAGAAAGGCTATGTTAGTGTCCGTCTGATTCCGGAGAAGATGAACCAGTATCATCTTACTATGAATTCCATCAGCCAGGCCATCAAAGCGGCTGATTTTACATACCCGGCAGGAAGTACCGGAGTGGGAAAGCGTGATTTATCTGTCAGTACCGGTGTAGAAGTAGGAAACATAGAAAGCCTTAAAAAGATCCCTGTAGTGGCTGGCGAGGGAAAGACCATTTATATGGAGGACATTGCCGTTATTTCGGAAACCTCTGAAAAGCAGGAAGCCATCGGCCGGTATAATGGAGAAGATACCATTACCTTATCCATTAATAAACAGCAGAAAAACAGTGCGGTGGATGTCTCCAAAGCTGTGTCAAAGACCGTTGAAACTTTGCAAAGAGAATACCCCAACCTGGATATCGTAGTTGTTGATGATACCAGTGACCAGATTACATCAGCCCTTAACAGTGTTAAGGATACCATGGTCATGGCGGTTATTATTTCCATGATTATTATTTTCCTTTTCTTTGGAGATATTAAGGCATCCCTCATTGTAGGAAGTTCCATTCCGGTATCCATTCTGGTTTCACTTATCTTAATGGCGGCCATGGGCTTTTCCCTGAACGTTATCACCATGAGCAGTATCGTTCTTGGTGTAGGTATGATGGTGGATAACTCAATCGTAGTTTTGGAGAGCTGTTTCCGCTCCCAAAAGGGCACCGGGTTCCGGGAATACATGCAGGCAGCGTTAGAAGGAACGGGAGTTGTGCTGCAGTCCATTCTTGGAGGAACCATTACCACCTGTGTCGTATTTATCCCTCTGGCACTTTTGGAAGGCCTTACAGGCCAGCTCTTTAAGCCGTTGGGCTATACGATTGTATTCTGTATGCTGGCATCACTGCTTTCGGCCATCACCATTGTTCCTCTGTGCTACAGCAGGTTCCGGCCTGTTGAAAAGCAGAATTCTCCTATGGGAGGAATTGTAAAAGCGATGCAGAATGGCTACCGAAAGATTGTAGACCGGTTGCTTAACAGACGTGCGCTGGTTATGATCGTGTCAGTTCTGCTTTTGATCGCGTCTTTTGCCCTGGCTACCAAGCTTGGGTTTGAGCTGATGCCCGAGGTGGACCAGGGAACGATCACCGTTTCTGCAGAGATGAAACCTGGGCTTAAGTTGGAAGAGGCGGATAAAATCCTAAAGAAGCTGGAAGATATTGTTACCAGTGAGGAGGATTTAAAGTCCTATATGGTAAACTATGGAGGGAGCGGCCTAAGCTTTACCGGAGGTAAAAAAGGAACCTTAACCGCTTACTTAAAGGATGACCGTAAGCTGTCCACCAAGGAGGTTGTAAACAAGTGGAAAAAGGAGATGAACCAACTTGCTGACTGCAATGTTACCGTTGAGTCCACCTCCTCCATGAGCCAGATGAGCAGCAGTAATGATTTTGAGGTAATCCTTCAAAGCTCCCAGCTGGATAAACTAAAAACCGTTTCAAACCAAATGGTGGCAGAGTTGATCGAAAACCCGCAGCTCATCAAAGTCCATTCGGACCTGGAGAATGCAGCGCCTGTATTAAAAGTCCGGGTTGATCCCATAAAGGCAGCGGCAGAAGGCGTTGTCCCAGCCAGTGTGGGCAGCTTATTAAACAACATGCTGAGTGGTACAAAGGCATCTACCATGGAAGTGGCAGGCCAGGAAGTTGATATTAAAGTGGAATATCCAAAAGATTCTTATGATACTCTTGATAAAGTAGAGGGCATCATGGTACCAAACAACTATGGCGGCTCTGCGGCGCTTACGGATATTGCGGATATCGGCTATGAAGACAGTCCTTCCTCAATCAGCAGGAAGAACAAACAATACGTGGTTACCATTACAGGCTCCTTTACCGATGTAGTAAAGACGAAAAAGGATAAAGAAGCGGCAAAAAAAGATATTGATGAAAAGATAGTAAATAAGTATTTGAATGATATCGTTACAAGGGCAAAGAACAGTGAGGATGAGTCTATGCAGGAGGAGTTCACCAGCTTGTTTAAAGCAATCGCTACGGCTATATTCCTGATCTTCATCGTCATGGCTGCCCAGTTTGAATCTCCAAAGTTCTCCCTGATGGTCATGACTACGATTCCTTTCAGCTTAATCGGGTCCTTTGGATTCCTGGCGGCCGCAGGAGTTGCTATCAGTATGCCATCCCTCCTTGGCTTTTTGATGCTTATCGGTACGGTGGTAAACTCCGGAATCCTTTATGTGGATACGGTGAACCAGTACCGTTCGACCATGGATAAGCGCACCGCTCTGATTGAAGCTGGAGCTACCAGGCTACGTCCCATTCTCATGACAACGCTCACCACAGTGGTGTCCATGGTACCTATGGCAATGGCGATCGGAAAGAATGGAGAAACCATGCAGGGCCTTGCATTAGTAAACGTGGGCGGTTTGACGGCTTCCACCATTCTGTCGCTGCTCATGCTTCCAGTATATTATTCTATTATGAGCGGTAAAACGGATAAGAATTTATTACCGGATTAA
- a CDS encoding efflux RND transporter periplasmic adaptor subunit — protein sequence MTKKKIFIIAGAVVIVAAVAGLILPRVLEGKKEELVAEVPPAVTVEKPEIRTIELSNELIGTIEPDSIVHVTPLGAGEITSVGVKTGDMVSAGQLLCVIDTKQVESSRITSETARITYEDAKKNLDRYSVLYAAGDVAEADYQSLVDKVEMARLQYENAKIAYKIQMESSQVTAPIAGRVESFNISLHDMVSPQTTLCVISGEGGKSLTFYVSERIVGGLKTGDSIRVEKNGTDHTAAITEVSTMIDQASGLFKVKASIPDGDALATGTSVKLYVIAQRAENVLTVPVDSVYYEGGNPFIYTYTDGSLKKNAVTVGLADNEYTEIQSGIAAADQVVTTWTSELYEGSKVTIAGGYDNESQAEEDTAEETGTEPSGPAQ from the coding sequence ATGACGAAGAAAAAGATATTCATCATTGCAGGAGCGGTTGTAATTGTGGCAGCCGTGGCAGGACTGATTCTTCCAAGGGTACTGGAAGGAAAAAAGGAGGAGCTTGTGGCGGAGGTACCGCCGGCTGTAACTGTAGAAAAGCCTGAAATCAGGACCATTGAGTTAAGCAATGAACTGATCGGAACGATTGAACCGGACAGTATCGTGCATGTTACGCCTCTTGGGGCAGGAGAAATTACAAGTGTAGGAGTTAAGACCGGCGATATGGTATCCGCGGGCCAGCTTCTCTGTGTCATCGACACAAAACAGGTGGAAAGCTCACGGATCACTTCAGAAACCGCCAGAATTACTTATGAAGACGCTAAGAAGAATCTGGATCGTTATTCCGTTCTTTATGCCGCCGGCGATGTGGCGGAAGCAGATTATCAGTCTCTGGTCGATAAAGTGGAGATGGCAAGGCTTCAATATGAGAATGCCAAAATTGCATATAAGATCCAGATGGAAAGCAGCCAGGTGACGGCGCCTATAGCAGGACGTGTGGAAAGTTTTAACATCAGCTTACATGATATGGTCTCACCTCAGACCACTCTTTGCGTTATTTCAGGGGAAGGCGGGAAATCCCTGACCTTTTATGTTTCGGAGCGTATTGTAGGAGGACTGAAGACAGGAGATTCCATAAGGGTAGAAAAGAATGGCACCGATCATACGGCGGCCATAACGGAAGTAAGTACAATGATTGATCAGGCAAGCGGCTTATTCAAGGTAAAGGCTTCCATACCTGATGGAGATGCCCTGGCTACTGGGACTTCTGTCAAGCTTTACGTAATCGCCCAAAGGGCAGAGAATGTCCTTACAGTTCCGGTTGACAGCGTTTATTATGAGGGCGGGAACCCGTTCATTTATACATATACAGATGGATCGCTTAAGAAAAATGCGGTAACCGTAGGGCTGGCAGACAATGAGTATACTGAGATCCAAAGTGGTATTGCTGCTGCTGATCAGGTAGTGACCACATGGACCAGTGAATTGTATGAGGGGTCTAAGGTTACTATTGCAGGCGGATATGATAATGAATCTCAGGCAGAAGAAGACACGGCAGAAGAAACTGGAACAGAACCTTCCGGTCCGGCACAGTAA
- a CDS encoding TetR/AcrR family transcriptional regulator produces the protein MPTERFYNLPAGKRKTIRDAAVEEFTRVPFEKASINKIIQAAGISRGSFYTYFEDKRDVLRYIFEDAAENFQNSWVDYAEKNNGDLWKTAETFLQYSISNTKENVLQLIKNIADSETMFGATHQLCQENSKSQQELQKMMYRAIDTSDFKDQSMETFGKLVSMIFLELAHCMGWYYHHREDEEKIKKIFLEKLEILQYGIRKQSLQS, from the coding sequence ATGCCAACGGAACGGTTTTATAATCTTCCGGCAGGAAAAAGGAAAACCATCCGCGATGCAGCAGTGGAGGAATTTACTAGGGTGCCGTTTGAAAAGGCTTCTATTAATAAAATAATCCAGGCTGCAGGAATATCAAGAGGAAGCTTTTATACTTATTTTGAAGATAAGCGTGATGTTCTTAGATATATTTTCGAAGATGCAGCTGAAAATTTTCAGAATAGCTGGGTGGATTACGCGGAAAAAAATAATGGTGATTTATGGAAAACGGCCGAAACGTTTTTACAATACAGCATATCCAATACAAAGGAAAATGTTCTGCAGCTGATTAAGAACATTGCTGATAGTGAGACAATGTTTGGTGCGACTCATCAGCTATGCCAGGAAAATTCCAAAAGCCAGCAAGAGCTGCAGAAGATGATGTACCGTGCCATCGATACCTCTGATTTTAAAGATCAGAGTATGGAAACCTTTGGGAAACTGGTATCCATGATTTTCTTAGAACTTGCTCATTGTATGGGCTGGTACTATCACCATCGGGAAGATGAAGAAAAAATTAAGAAAATTTTCCTGGAAAAATTAGAAATTCTGCAATATGGAATTCGTAAACAATCATTACAATCTTAA
- a CDS encoding GntR family transcriptional regulator: MSNDLKVNMNEYLPLRDVVFNTLRQAILKGELAPGERLMEIQLAERLGVSRTPIREAIRKLELEGLVLMIPRKGAEVAKISEKSLRDVLEVRRSLEELAIELACQRMTPEAVEELEKKQEEFKEAVEQGNPMEIAETDEAYHDVIYKGTCNDRLVQMINNLREQMYRYRLEYIKDEDKRQILLLEHDNILKAVRQRKVQEAKEAMREHIDNQEITVSKNIKEQE; encoded by the coding sequence ATGAGCAATGATTTAAAGGTTAATATGAATGAATATCTGCCCCTTCGGGACGTAGTCTTTAACACGCTGCGCCAGGCAATTTTAAAAGGGGAACTGGCACCGGGAGAGCGCCTTATGGAGATCCAGCTTGCGGAACGTCTTGGAGTCAGCCGTACGCCTATCCGGGAAGCCATACGGAAACTGGAACTGGAAGGGCTTGTATTAATGATACCCAGAAAGGGAGCCGAGGTTGCTAAGATTTCGGAGAAGAGCTTAAGGGATGTATTGGAGGTCCGCAGATCCTTAGAGGAGCTTGCGATAGAACTGGCCTGCCAGCGTATGACCCCGGAGGCCGTAGAGGAGCTTGAAAAAAAGCAGGAAGAATTTAAAGAGGCTGTGGAACAGGGCAATCCAATGGAGATTGCGGAGACGGATGAAGCTTATCATGATGTGATTTATAAAGGTACCTGCAATGACAGGCTGGTGCAGATGATCAACAATTTAAGAGAGCAGATGTACCGTTACCGTTTGGAATACATTAAGGACGAGGATAAACGCCAGATCCTTTTGCTGGAACATGACAACATATTGAAGGCGGTCAGACAGCGGAAGGTTCAGGAAGCAAAAGAAGCAATGCGGGAGCATATTGATAACCAGGAGATCACCGTATCAAAGAATATCAAGGAACAGGAATAA
- the ispE gene encoding 4-(cytidine 5'-diphospho)-2-C-methyl-D-erythritol kinase: protein MIRHLGLKAYGKINLGLDVLRKREDGYHEVRMIMQTVGLYDKIDIYLKETPGIEVVTNLYYLPVNENNLVYKAARLLMEEFHIIHGIRIHLNKFIPVSAGMAGGSSDAATVLFGVNKMFQLGLTREELMERGVKIGADVPYCLMRGTALSEGIGEILTPLPDMPQCQVLIAKPGVSVSTKFVYEHLDLPGLRREDHPDIDGMIEAISNHNIYQVSERLGNVLETVTIPEYPVIAQIKDKMIELGAVNALMSGSGPTVFGIFTSPKAAERAYEELRYGEAKSLAKQVYLTNFYNTREVTNEQ from the coding sequence ATGATAAGACATCTGGGATTAAAAGCATATGGTAAGATTAATCTGGGACTTGATGTTTTAAGAAAACGGGAAGACGGATACCATGAGGTACGAATGATCATGCAGACCGTAGGCCTTTATGATAAGATTGATATTTACTTAAAAGAGACTCCGGGAATTGAGGTAGTGACAAATCTCTATTATCTTCCAGTGAATGAAAACAACCTGGTTTATAAAGCAGCCAGGCTTCTGATGGAGGAGTTTCATATTATTCACGGAATCCGCATTCACTTAAATAAATTCATACCGGTTTCTGCAGGTATGGCCGGCGGCAGCAGCGATGCGGCGACGGTACTGTTCGGAGTGAACAAGATGTTCCAGCTAGGCCTGACAAGAGAAGAACTGATGGAACGGGGGGTGAAGATCGGAGCGGATGTTCCCTATTGTTTGATGAGAGGAACTGCGCTGAGCGAAGGAATCGGGGAAATTTTAACGCCTCTTCCCGATATGCCCCAGTGCCAGGTGCTCATAGCAAAGCCTGGGGTCAGCGTATCCACGAAGTTCGTTTATGAGCATCTGGATTTACCCGGCTTACGGCGAGAGGATCACCCGGATATTGACGGCATGATCGAAGCCATTTCGAACCACAACATATACCAGGTGTCGGAACGCCTGGGAAATGTGCTTGAAACAGTTACGATACCGGAATATCCGGTGATTGCACAGATTAAAGACAAAATGATAGAATTGGGAGCAGTGAACGCCTTAATGAGCGGAAGCGGCCCTACGGTTTTTGGCATTTTTACAAGCCCAAAAGCCGCAGAAAGGGCTTATGAGGAATTGAGGTATGGCGAGGCAAAGAGCCTTGCAAAACAGGTTTATCTGACGAACTTTTATAATACCAGGGAGGTTACAAATGAGCAATGA
- a CDS encoding D-ribose ABC transporter substrate-binding protein, producing MKKFKKVASLVIVMALGASALVGCSAGGGEKKEGGSLAGSGQTVGFSVSTLNNPFFVTLSDGAKNAAKEKGIQLTVVDAGDDSAKQISDIEDLISKNIKVLIVNPVDSDAVASAVESATKKGIKVIAVDRAVNGAEVECQIASDNVAGARMAAEYLKELVGDGAKVAELEGVPGASAAIDRGQGFHEVADKDLKVVSSQTANFNRAEGLSVMENILQADGDIKGVFAHNDEMALGAVEAIASTGKDIKVVGFDATDDARKAVEDGTMAATVAQQPELMGKTAVETAISIMEGKSVEKSIPVEVTLIKK from the coding sequence ATGAAAAAATTTAAAAAAGTGGCATCATTGGTAATTGTTATGGCCTTAGGGGCAAGTGCGTTAGTTGGATGCAGCGCAGGAGGCGGTGAGAAGAAAGAAGGCGGCAGTCTGGCAGGCAGCGGTCAGACAGTCGGATTTTCTGTTTCAACGCTTAATAATCCATTTTTCGTGACGTTATCAGACGGAGCAAAAAATGCTGCTAAAGAGAAAGGAATTCAGCTTACAGTGGTAGATGCAGGTGATGACAGCGCAAAGCAGATCAGCGATATTGAAGATTTAATATCAAAAAATATCAAAGTTCTGATTGTAAATCCAGTGGATTCCGATGCGGTAGCATCAGCAGTAGAATCAGCCACGAAAAAGGGAATTAAAGTCATAGCGGTTGACCGCGCGGTAAATGGAGCCGAGGTAGAGTGCCAGATTGCCTCTGATAATGTGGCTGGTGCAAGAATGGCGGCAGAATACTTGAAAGAGCTGGTTGGCGATGGAGCAAAGGTTGCTGAACTGGAAGGCGTGCCGGGAGCATCTGCTGCCATTGACCGCGGGCAGGGATTCCACGAAGTGGCAGACAAGGATTTAAAAGTGGTTTCCAGCCAGACAGCCAATTTTAACAGAGCGGAAGGCTTATCTGTTATGGAGAATATCCTCCAGGCCGATGGTGATATAAAAGGAGTGTTTGCTCACAATGATGAGATGGCATTAGGCGCTGTTGAAGCAATTGCATCAACCGGAAAAGATATCAAGGTAGTTGGCTTTGACGCTACGGATGATGCGAGAAAAGCGGTGGAAGACGGTACAATGGCAGCGACAGTCGCACAGCAGCCGGAACTGATGGGAAAGACAGCTGTTGAAACTGCTATTTCAATCATGGAAGGAAAAAGTGTTGAGAAGTCCATACCGGTGGAAGTTACGCTGATCAAGAAATAA
- a CDS encoding ABC transporter permease, translating to MKEKKQKWFNYMGDYGALISLVLIVALISIISPEFRTSGNFLSLLRQSSINGFIAFGMTFVILTGAIDLSVGSVLALSTALCAGMITSGVPAGAAMLASLLIGAFLGLISGALVTRGRLQPFIATLITMTAYRGLTMIYTNGKPISRLGESMLLKSIGKGDVFGIPVPVILLILMFTFFWFLLTKTTFGRHIYATGSNWKAAELAGVNIRKTKIIAYVISGVMAALSGLILLSRLNSAQPTLGSGYELDAIASVALGGTSMSGGRGKIYGTFIGVLIIAVLNNSLNILGVSSYYQDVIKGLVILTAVLSDRKR from the coding sequence ATGAAAGAAAAGAAACAGAAATGGTTCAATTATATGGGAGATTATGGCGCACTGATTTCTCTGGTTCTTATAGTGGCACTGATCAGTATCATAAGTCCAGAATTTCGTACGTCCGGCAATTTTCTCTCACTTTTAAGACAGTCTTCCATAAATGGTTTTATCGCCTTTGGTATGACCTTTGTTATACTAACAGGTGCCATAGATTTATCAGTTGGTTCCGTTCTGGCGTTGTCAACGGCACTTTGTGCAGGAATGATAACTTCAGGAGTTCCGGCAGGAGCTGCTATGCTTGCCTCCTTGCTGATCGGAGCATTTCTTGGACTGATAAGCGGTGCGCTGGTGACCAGAGGAAGATTACAACCGTTTATAGCTACGCTGATAACAATGACCGCATACCGGGGGCTGACCATGATTTACACCAATGGAAAGCCCATATCCAGGCTGGGTGAGAGCATGCTTTTAAAATCAATTGGAAAAGGCGATGTTTTTGGAATTCCGGTACCGGTTATATTATTGATACTTATGTTCACATTTTTTTGGTTCCTGCTTACAAAAACCACATTTGGACGCCATATCTATGCAACCGGAAGTAACTGGAAAGCAGCCGAACTGGCTGGCGTCAACATACGTAAAACAAAGATCATAGCTTATGTCATATCCGGCGTCATGGCCGCTTTGTCAGGTCTTATTCTTTTATCCCGTCTTAATTCGGCTCAGCCTACGCTGGGGTCCGGTTATGAACTGGATGCCATTGCTTCTGTCGCTCTCGGCGGAACCAGTATGAGCGGTGGCCGGGGCAAGATATACGGCACATTTATCGGAGTACTCATAATAGCAGTATTAAACAACAGTCTTAACATACTTGGCGTATCCTCGTATTACCAGGATGTGATCAAAGGATTGGTGATTCTGACAGCCGTTCTGTCAGACAGAAAACGGTAA
- a CDS encoding sugar ABC transporter ATP-binding protein, giving the protein MQIEMKGICKSFSDHAVLTDAGFSLESGEVHALMGENGAGKSTLMKILTGIYEKDSGTVLIDGEEVVYKTPKEAEHAGIILIHQELNVLFDLTVEENLFLGKEITTRRGICNKKEMQKQAETILEKLGVKIPVKKRMAELAVGQQQMIEICRALMSEAKVIIMDEPTAALTASETEILFKVIKKLQKDGVSIIYISHRMEEIFELCDRITVLRDGQYVGTKETQNTNEKDIVKMMIGREIGERYPERKSSIGKEILRVSGLTKHGIYENVSFSVKEGEVLGVSGLMGAGRTEVMRSIFGNMQHDGGDIFIDGTKCTIDNPAAAIKYGIGFITEDRKTEGLMLEDSIKNNISLTNLASISDRYHVINKGKEKSLAENAIKELKIRCFHQSQECGKLSGGNQQKVVFAKWVYTNPRILILDEPTRGVDVGAKKEIYNIINELAAKGVAIIMVSSELPEILGMSDRIMIIREGTVRGILNKEEANQEKIMTLATGGTL; this is encoded by the coding sequence ATGCAAATTGAGATGAAAGGAATCTGTAAATCGTTTAGTGATCATGCTGTACTGACTGATGCCGGTTTCAGCCTGGAAAGCGGCGAGGTCCATGCACTGATGGGTGAAAACGGGGCTGGAAAATCCACTCTCATGAAGATACTGACAGGTATCTATGAGAAAGATTCCGGAACGGTATTGATCGATGGAGAAGAGGTTGTTTATAAAACACCGAAAGAAGCGGAACATGCAGGTATTATCCTGATCCATCAGGAACTGAATGTACTTTTTGACCTGACAGTAGAGGAAAATCTCTTCCTGGGGAAGGAGATAACAACTCGTAGAGGAATCTGCAATAAAAAAGAAATGCAAAAACAGGCAGAAACCATTCTGGAAAAATTAGGGGTTAAAATACCTGTGAAGAAAAGGATGGCAGAGCTGGCGGTAGGGCAGCAGCAGATGATAGAAATCTGCAGGGCGCTTATGAGCGAGGCAAAGGTGATCATTATGGATGAGCCTACAGCGGCACTTACGGCCAGTGAAACGGAAATTCTTTTTAAGGTAATAAAAAAGTTGCAGAAAGACGGAGTTTCCATCATTTATATTTCCCATCGCATGGAGGAGATATTTGAGCTGTGTGACAGGATTACAGTTTTAAGAGACGGGCAGTATGTGGGAACAAAAGAAACCCAAAATACCAATGAAAAAGACATCGTAAAAATGATGATTGGACGTGAGATTGGGGAACGGTATCCAGAAAGAAAGAGTTCTATTGGAAAAGAAATATTAAGGGTATCGGGTCTTACAAAACATGGAATATATGAAAATGTAAGTTTTTCAGTAAAAGAAGGCGAAGTGCTTGGTGTGTCCGGCCTCATGGGCGCAGGGCGTACGGAAGTCATGAGGTCTATATTTGGAAATATGCAGCATGATGGAGGCGACATCTTTATTGATGGCACAAAATGTACCATAGACAATCCGGCTGCAGCCATAAAATATGGAATCGGCTTTATTACGGAAGACAGAAAAACCGAGGGGCTTATGCTGGAAGACAGCATAAAAAACAATATATCCCTGACAAATCTGGCCTCCATATCTGACCGGTATCATGTAATCAATAAAGGGAAAGAAAAAAGTTTAGCCGAAAATGCAATTAAAGAACTGAAAATACGCTGTTTCCATCAGTCTCAGGAATGTGGAAAATTAAGCGGTGGAAACCAGCAAAAGGTCGTGTTTGCCAAATGGGTATATACCAACCCCAGAATATTGATCCTTGATGAGCCAACAAGAGGAGTAGATGTAGGCGCAAAGAAAGAGATCTATAACATTATTAATGAACTGGCAGCAAAGGGAGTCGCAATCATTATGGTTTCTTCCGAACTTCCGGAAATTCTGGGAATGAGTGACCGGATTATGATAATCAGGGAAGGCACAGTCCGCGGTATCCTTAATAAGGAAGAAGCGAATCAGGAAAAAATCATGACTCTTGCAACAGGAGGGACACTGTGA
- the rbsD gene encoding D-ribose pyranase → MKRNGILNSSISSVLSSMGHTNSICIGDCGLPIPDETKRIDLALRFNIPSFLETLDAVTDDMAVESYILAEEMKDHNPEMLENIRGMMKKKFPDAVECFTSHENLKDQTKTCKAVIRTGEITAFANIILVSACIFAAQG, encoded by the coding sequence ATGAAGAGAAATGGAATATTAAACAGCAGCATCTCAAGCGTCCTTTCTTCCATGGGGCATACAAATTCGATTTGTATCGGAGATTGTGGACTGCCTATACCAGATGAGACAAAACGGATTGATTTAGCTTTGCGTTTTAATATTCCTTCATTCCTGGAAACTTTAGATGCGGTTACTGATGATATGGCAGTGGAATCTTACATTTTGGCGGAGGAAATGAAAGATCATAATCCGGAGATGCTGGAAAACATACGAGGCATGATGAAAAAAAAGTTTCCGGATGCAGTGGAATGCTTTACATCCCATGAAAATCTGAAAGATCAGACAAAAACGTGTAAGGCTGTCATAAGAACCGGTGAAATAACTGCGTTTGCAAACATTATATTGGTGTCAGCCTGCATTTTTGCAGCCCAGGGTTAA